Proteins found in one Salvia splendens isolate huo1 chromosome 10, SspV2, whole genome shotgun sequence genomic segment:
- the LOC121752384 gene encoding uncharacterized protein LOC121752384, with protein MKCFKWLFVCSLIGLLSSPSDSYGNVVTDDKVLRVGVELFKEVLALQNGARFYHLHGLKPQMWYEVKISYPSSIPASFSLQLKRGAPDLGLNQGRKLLNTEKIIFKTDGITSLIEQGEMSVLVNVEPEGVVAIPGKQETEYIIFNIVCDELFMGIPHEAWYVVVFILLGLVLAFVVPPYLPVFLLPKNGRQPLFDHAVTKAS; from the exons ATGAAATGCTTCAAGTGGTTATTTGTATGCTCTCTGATCGGGCTACTCAGTAGTCCATCAGACAGTTATGGAAATGT CGTGACTGACGATAAAGTTTTGCGCGTTGGTGTGGAGCTTTTCAAGGAAGTATTGGCGCTACAAAATGGGGCTCGCTTCTACCACTTGCATGGATTAAAACCTCAGATGTGGTATGAAGTGAAGATATCATATCCTTCTTCT ATACCAGCCAGTTTTTCTTTGCAACTAAAAAGAGGTGCTCCAGATTTGGGTCTGAATCAAGGAAGAAAATTGCTCAACACTGAAAAGATAATTTTCAAGACAGATGGAATCACCTCATTGATTGAACAG GGCGAAATGTCTGTTCTCGTGAACGTGGAACCTGAAGGGGTTGTTGCGATACCAGGGAAGCAGGAAACGgaatatatcatttttaatatag TTTGTGACGAACTGTTTATGGGTATTCCCCACGAGGCTTGGTACGTTGTAGTTTTCATACTGCTTGGTTTGGTGCTGGCTTTTGTGGTTCCTCCCTATCTGCCCGTGTTCTTGCTGCCAAAAAACGGTAGACAGCCATTGTTCGATCATGCTGTTACCAAGGCTTCATGA